The following are encoded in a window of Ferribacterium limneticum genomic DNA:
- a CDS encoding OmpA family protein: MTKVRMTLYFRAAILGLSLSIAFLSGCGTTSQPERPVQQVLKPPVPAEAKADSPPGITSGLSEKKAEPEIDEKTSVFFVFGSSTVGQSEKSKLRDAASRLKEDGDLSVTLIGRANDHGSRSVNLAVADARVEAVAAILRKLGVKAWQIKKNVIGGEKLPGNCVSTECRRTMRRVELVFFEG; the protein is encoded by the coding sequence GTGACTAAGGTGCGAATGACTCTGTATTTTCGCGCGGCCATCCTTGGACTATCGCTCTCGATCGCTTTTTTGTCGGGATGTGGCACAACGTCTCAACCGGAACGGCCGGTTCAGCAAGTGCTCAAGCCGCCAGTGCCCGCCGAAGCAAAGGCCGATTCGCCACCCGGCATCACATCCGGCCTGTCCGAGAAAAAAGCCGAGCCCGAAATCGACGAAAAGACGAGCGTTTTCTTTGTTTTCGGTTCAAGCACCGTTGGCCAAAGTGAAAAGAGCAAACTGCGGGATGCAGCAAGCCGGCTGAAAGAGGATGGCGACTTGTCAGTCACCCTGATTGGCCGCGCCAATGACCATGGGAGCCGCTCGGTCAATCTGGCGGTGGCCGATGCGCGGGTGGAGGCAGTTGCCGCCATTTTGAGAAAGCTCGGTGTGAAGGCGTGGCAGATCAAAAAGAACGTAATCGGTGGCGAAAAACTGCCGGGCAATTGTGTGTCGACAGAGTGTCGCCGGACAATGCGTCGTGTCGAACTTGTGTTTTTCGAAGGGTGA
- a CDS encoding FxDxF family PEP-CTERM protein — MMKVHPGSSHARAMLFIYLESNLMNITKSVVALALGLGIVAGANATAYTATYDIGTVTAPSTYSQVVAVAVGGFSDQWLFDIPTTLFSGGSVSNLNISIQNIGDLYNINGLSVQLYDNANTLLVNLDSNAGSSANYKVGSGLFTPANDYYFTVSGTGTGSLGGQYVFAVSTLPVPEPESYAMLLAGLGIIGAVARRRAAR; from the coding sequence ATGATGAAGGTCCATCCTGGGTCCTCGCACGCGCGGGCGATGCTTTTCATTTATTTGGAGTCCAACCTCATGAATATCACGAAATCTGTAGTCGCTCTTGCCTTGGGCTTGGGCATTGTTGCTGGCGCGAATGCCACGGCATACACCGCAACATACGACATCGGGACGGTCACTGCGCCATCGACCTATTCCCAGGTTGTTGCGGTCGCCGTCGGCGGCTTTTCCGACCAATGGCTATTTGACATCCCCACCACCTTGTTCTCTGGTGGTTCGGTCAGCAACCTGAACATTTCCATTCAAAACATCGGCGATCTGTACAACATCAACGGTCTTTCCGTGCAGTTGTATGACAACGCCAATACCTTGCTCGTCAATCTTGATAGCAATGCCGGTAGCTCCGCCAACTATAAAGTCGGCTCTGGCTTGTTTACCCCGGCCAACGACTATTACTTCACCGTCTCAGGCACGGGAACCGGTAGCCTCGGTGGACAATACGTTTTCGCCGTATCAACCTTGCCGGTTCCCGAACCGGAATCCTACGCCATGCTGCTCGCCGGCCTGGGCATCATCGGCGCCGTCGCCCGTCGTCGCGCTGCACGCTAA
- a CDS encoding cation:proton antiporter: MIETITSPLRAIWESLLERLFFLPPFPETIDSLALFSLLLVVGLLLGEWLHAHARWPKVTGYVLAGTVFGPSALGWISIEALAQARPIADAALGLLMMEVGRRLDLSWLRRNPELLRSTLADITLSFALIFLFALWLVGLTPAWAAATAAVTMASAPAVVLLTIEEAKAQGQVTERIILHTAISSAASFVAFAVVLGIVHAELSEDWLNALVHPLWVVIGAFLVGGMGTWLALRIAKTLPKGSLAQVFVLIACALLAVGIARMLAVPVFLTLFLMGVLLASRDQQQTLRYTALPEGHWLLAIVLFVIVGASLPWQDFTWLAGVQALGLLLVRAAAKAGAMAWSGGSMPWPKRLLVGMGIQPLSATAVFMAYEIASLYPEVGRSALTLPLFAAAMMELVGPALCRLALHRSGECESGERNQGGIA; encoded by the coding sequence ATGATCGAGACGATCACTTCGCCATTGCGCGCTATTTGGGAAAGCCTGCTCGAACGCCTGTTTTTCCTGCCGCCTTTTCCCGAGACCATTGATTCGCTGGCCCTGTTCAGCCTGTTGCTGGTCGTCGGCCTGCTCCTCGGCGAATGGCTGCACGCCCACGCCCGGTGGCCCAAGGTCACCGGCTACGTGCTGGCCGGCACTGTGTTCGGTCCCTCTGCGCTGGGCTGGATCAGCATCGAGGCCCTGGCGCAGGCGCGACCGATTGCCGACGCGGCACTCGGTTTACTGATGATGGAAGTCGGGCGGCGCCTCGACCTGAGTTGGCTGCGTCGCAATCCCGAATTGTTGCGCAGCACCTTGGCTGACATCACGCTGTCGTTTGCCCTGATCTTCCTTTTTGCCCTCTGGCTGGTCGGCCTGACGCCTGCCTGGGCTGCCGCTACAGCCGCCGTGACCATGGCCTCGGCCCCGGCCGTGGTCCTGCTGACCATAGAGGAAGCCAAGGCCCAGGGACAGGTCACCGAACGCATCATCCTGCATACGGCGATCAGTTCTGCCGCTTCCTTTGTCGCCTTCGCCGTCGTGCTCGGCATCGTTCACGCCGAACTGAGCGAAGACTGGCTGAATGCCCTTGTCCATCCGCTGTGGGTGGTTATCGGCGCTTTTCTGGTCGGCGGCATGGGCACCTGGCTGGCGCTGCGCATTGCCAAAACCTTGCCGAAAGGCTCACTGGCCCAGGTTTTTGTGCTGATCGCCTGCGCCCTGCTGGCCGTCGGCATCGCGCGCATGCTCGCCGTCCCGGTCTTTTTGACGCTCTTTCTGATGGGCGTTCTGCTCGCTTCGCGTGACCAGCAACAAACCCTGCGTTACACCGCGTTGCCCGAAGGGCATTGGCTACTCGCCATCGTGCTTTTTGTCATCGTCGGCGCATCCCTGCCCTGGCAGGACTTTACCTGGCTGGCCGGCGTGCAGGCGCTCGGCCTGCTGCTGGTGCGCGCTGCCGCCAAAGCCGGGGCGATGGCCTGGTCGGGCGGCAGCATGCCCTGGCCCAAACGCCTGCTGGTTGGCATGGGCATCCAGCCACTGTCGGCCACGGCCGTATTCATGGCCTATGAAATCGCCAGTCTGTATCCGGAAGTCGGGCGTTCGGCCCTGACCCTGCCCCTGTTCGCCGCCGCCATGATGGAACTGGTCGGTCCTGCCCTGTGCCGATTGGCACTGCACCGGTCGGGCGAATGCGAAAGTGGTGAGCGCAATCAAGGAGGTATCGCATGA
- a CDS encoding MarR family winged helix-turn-helix transcriptional regulator, giving the protein MNEPTPPLALEVLQQFRVIYGTMRRYFRELEECCGLPGSQMWILQEVERTPEIGITELAGRLGIHQSTCSQLVDKLVARDCLVKQRQSIDQRRVGLFLADEGRKAIASLPGPAEGILPEALASIPEVALKTLNINLAELIDHLPVKDDEFASTPLAEMVRD; this is encoded by the coding sequence ATGAATGAACCTACGCCGCCATTGGCACTTGAAGTTCTGCAGCAGTTCCGGGTGATTTATGGAACGATGCGCAGGTATTTTCGCGAGCTTGAAGAGTGTTGTGGGCTGCCCGGGTCCCAGATGTGGATTCTTCAGGAAGTCGAGCGGACTCCGGAAATCGGCATCACCGAACTCGCCGGCAGGCTGGGAATCCATCAGTCGACATGCAGTCAATTGGTCGACAAGCTGGTGGCCAGGGATTGCCTCGTCAAACAGCGGCAGAGCATCGATCAGCGACGCGTTGGGCTCTTCCTGGCGGACGAGGGGCGAAAAGCCATTGCCTCGCTTCCGGGGCCGGCCGAAGGCATTCTGCCAGAGGCCTTGGCGAGCATCCCGGAAGTTGCTCTAAAAACATTGAATATCAATCTAGCGGAATTGATTGATCATCTGCCCGTGAAGGACGATGAGTTCGCCTCGACGCCGCTGGCGGAAATGGTGCGTGACTAA
- the smc gene encoding chromosome segregation protein SMC, translating to MRLTKLKLSGFKSFVDPTSVAVPGQLVGVVGPNGCGKSNIMDAVRWVLGESKASELRGESMMDVIFNGSSNRKPVSRASVELIFENLLGRALGQWSQYTELSVKRTLTRQGQSDYFINNLKVRRKDITDLFLGTGLGPRAYAIIGQGMISRIIEARPDDLRVFLEEAAGVTRYKERRKETNGRLEDTRENLLRVEDIRQELGNQMERLEAQAEVARRYQGLNEQLVLRQQVLWLLKKREAEAERQKLSLEVERAVTELEAQSAALRETEARAEETREAHFAAGDALHNAQSDMYTANAEVARLEAEIRHRRESRSQLEARLTQLEDELKHWSETAGKLSEDRLKWEEAQEITKLRVEEAEERLHQQMNIAPQVEEDHAQAQEELQRLKARSTNGEQKLEVELTNKSHAQRALQAIIQRRERLREETGDINPPDELDLAEKEEELALLREELAGDQDQLQQLQQEMPQLEARRKEAQAEVQRIERELAAGQARRAALEQMQARTQQSGKLPEWLLRHDLENAPPLWQKIHVEAGWEEAVEAVLRERLSAIACDDPAKLDAWLHDRPEARLSVVLPGDFNFGQNFRLTVEVLSARVRSDSPAIQAVLDDWLGQVRTAETLAEALAVRADLPPGAVIVTRGGDLVSAASVTFFAPDQGEHGLLERQREIEALGEGIAMAEEMADAIREQLVMFDEQVEDKQAEMGEIRQYVADRQQRVHAVQMEVLKLAQAIERHKEQKERLQEQLAELAEEEESEREREMSADERIAEIRDGLSRIRVLVHGAQTRLDECERAVRAERERNSDLDRALREAQFSLRESDGKLQDVFAQQAMAQRELNRIEKDRAQCAEQVEAAPPDVMEGALQAALEARQAAEKVLAEKRDALEAATNALRGFEEQRLRIEQGLEPLRVRIGDLKLKEQAAALNAEQFAMQLLEAGANEEVLQAELGNARPAGLQGEITRLTNAIAELGAVNMAALQELETATERKGYLDMQAADLNEAMETLENAIRRIDRETRDLLQSTFDTVNGHFGQLFPELFGGGRAELVMTGDEILDAGVQVIAQPPGKKNSTIHLLSGGEKALTAIALVFSMFQLNPAPFCLLDEVDAPLDDSNTERFCTMVKKMSGATQFLFISHNKIAMEMAEQLVGVTMQESGVSRVVEVDIQEALKMRDAA from the coding sequence ATGCGTCTCACCAAACTCAAACTCTCCGGCTTCAAGTCCTTCGTCGATCCGACCTCGGTGGCCGTTCCCGGCCAGCTCGTCGGCGTCGTTGGCCCCAATGGCTGCGGCAAATCCAACATCATGGATGCCGTGCGCTGGGTGCTGGGCGAGTCCAAGGCTTCGGAGCTGCGCGGCGAGTCGATGATGGACGTCATCTTCAACGGCTCGTCGAACCGCAAGCCGGTGTCGCGAGCGTCGGTTGAGCTGATTTTCGAGAACCTGCTCGGCCGGGCCCTCGGCCAGTGGTCGCAATACACCGAACTGTCGGTCAAGCGCACGCTGACGCGGCAGGGGCAGTCTGATTACTTTATCAACAACCTTAAGGTCCGGCGCAAGGACATCACCGACCTGTTCCTCGGCACCGGCCTCGGCCCGCGCGCCTACGCCATCATCGGCCAGGGCATGATTTCGCGCATCATCGAGGCGCGGCCGGACGACCTGCGCGTTTTCCTCGAAGAAGCGGCCGGCGTCACGCGCTACAAGGAACGGCGCAAGGAAACGAACGGCCGGCTCGAAGACACCCGCGAAAACCTGCTGCGCGTCGAGGATATCCGCCAGGAGCTCGGCAACCAGATGGAACGGCTCGAAGCGCAGGCCGAAGTGGCGCGGCGCTACCAGGGGCTGAACGAACAACTGGTGCTGCGCCAGCAGGTGCTGTGGCTGCTCAAGAAGCGCGAGGCAGAGGCGGAACGGCAAAAGCTGTCGCTGGAAGTCGAGCGCGCCGTCACCGAACTCGAAGCGCAAAGCGCCGCGCTACGCGAAACCGAAGCGCGTGCCGAGGAAACCCGCGAGGCGCACTTCGCCGCCGGCGACGCGCTGCACAACGCGCAAAGCGACATGTACACGGCGAATGCAGAGGTGGCGCGGCTGGAGGCGGAAATCCGCCATCGCCGCGAATCGCGCAGCCAGCTCGAAGCGCGCCTGACGCAGCTCGAAGACGAACTCAAGCACTGGAGCGAGACGGCCGGGAAGCTCAGCGAAGATCGTCTGAAATGGGAAGAGGCGCAGGAAATCACCAAGCTGCGCGTCGAGGAGGCAGAAGAGCGCCTGCATCAACAGATGAACATCGCGCCGCAGGTCGAGGAAGACCACGCCCAGGCGCAGGAAGAACTGCAACGTCTCAAGGCGCGCTCGACCAACGGCGAACAGAAGCTCGAAGTCGAGCTGACCAACAAGTCGCACGCCCAGCGCGCGCTGCAGGCCATCATCCAGCGGCGCGAACGCTTGCGCGAGGAAACCGGCGACATCAACCCGCCGGATGAACTCGACCTCGCCGAGAAGGAAGAGGAGCTGGCCTTGCTGCGCGAGGAGCTGGCCGGTGATCAGGATCAACTCCAGCAGTTGCAGCAGGAGATGCCGCAGCTCGAAGCCCGCCGCAAGGAAGCCCAGGCCGAAGTGCAGCGCATCGAGCGCGAACTGGCGGCCGGGCAGGCCCGCCGCGCCGCCTTGGAGCAGATGCAGGCACGCACGCAGCAGAGCGGCAAGTTGCCGGAATGGCTGCTTCGCCACGATCTGGAAAATGCGCCGCCGCTGTGGCAAAAGATTCACGTCGAAGCCGGCTGGGAAGAGGCGGTCGAAGCAGTATTGCGCGAGCGTCTGAGCGCCATCGCCTGCGACGATCCGGCCAAGCTCGACGCCTGGCTGCACGACCGGCCGGAAGCGCGGCTCAGCGTGGTGCTGCCGGGCGATTTTAATTTTGGCCAAAATTTCCGGTTGACCGTGGAAGTCCTCTCGGCGCGGGTGCGCAGCGACTCACCGGCCATCCAGGCCGTGCTCGACGACTGGCTGGGCCAGGTGCGCACGGCGGAAACGCTGGCCGAGGCGCTGGCCGTGCGGGCCGATCTGCCGCCGGGGGCGGTCATCGTGACGCGCGGCGGCGATTTGGTCAGCGCGGCGAGCGTCACCTTCTTCGCGCCGGATCAGGGCGAACACGGCCTGCTCGAACGCCAGCGCGAAATCGAGGCGCTCGGCGAGGGCATTGCCATGGCCGAGGAAATGGCCGACGCCATCCGCGAGCAACTGGTCATGTTCGACGAACAGGTCGAGGACAAGCAGGCCGAAATGGGCGAGATCCGCCAATACGTCGCCGACCGCCAGCAGCGCGTGCATGCCGTGCAGATGGAAGTGCTCAAGCTGGCGCAGGCCATCGAGCGTCACAAGGAACAGAAGGAACGCCTGCAGGAACAACTGGCCGAACTGGCCGAGGAAGAAGAGAGCGAGCGTGAGCGCGAAATGTCGGCCGACGAACGCATCGCCGAAATCCGCGACGGGTTGAGCCGCATCCGCGTGCTGGTGCATGGCGCGCAAACGCGGCTCGACGAATGCGAACGCGCCGTGCGTGCCGAGCGCGAGCGCAACTCCGATCTCGACCGGGCGCTGCGTGAAGCGCAGTTCTCGCTGCGTGAAAGCGATGGCAAGTTGCAGGACGTCTTCGCCCAGCAGGCCATGGCACAGCGCGAGCTGAATCGCATCGAAAAGGACCGCGCCCAGTGCGCCGAGCAGGTCGAGGCCGCGCCACCGGACGTCATGGAAGGCGCCTTGCAGGCAGCGCTCGAAGCGCGCCAAGCGGCAGAAAAAGTACTGGCTGAAAAACGCGACGCGCTCGAAGCGGCGACCAACGCGCTGCGCGGCTTCGAAGAGCAGCGCCTGCGCATCGAACAGGGCCTTGAGCCGCTGCGGGTGCGCATCGGCGACCTCAAACTCAAGGAGCAGGCGGCGGCGCTCAACGCCGAGCAATTCGCCATGCAGTTGCTCGAAGCCGGCGCCAACGAGGAAGTGCTCCAGGCCGAACTCGGGAATGCAAGGCCTGCCGGCCTGCAAGGCGAAATCACCCGGTTGACCAACGCCATCGCCGAACTCGGCGCCGTCAACATGGCGGCGTTGCAGGAACTCGAAACGGCGACCGAGCGCAAGGGCTACCTCGACATGCAGGCGGCCGACCTCAACGAGGCGATGGAAACGCTGGAAAACGCCATTCGGCGCATCGACCGCGAAACGCGCGATTTGCTGCAAAGCACTTTCGATACGGTCAACGGCCATTTCGGCCAACTTTTCCCGGAACTATTCGGCGGCGGCCGCGCCGAGCTGGTCATGACCGGCGACGAAATCCTCGATGCCGGCGTCCAGGTCATCGCCCAGCCGCCAGGCAAGAAGAACTCGACCATCCACCTGCTGTCGGGTGGCGAAAAGGCGCTGACCGCCATCGCGCTGGTCTTCTCGATGTTCCAGCTCAATCCGGCGCCGTTCTGCCTGCTTGATGAGGTCGATGCGCCGCTCGACGACAGCAATACCGAACGTTTCTGCACCATGGTGAAGAAAATGTCAGGTGCAACGCAATTCCTGTTCATTTCCCATAATAAAATCGCCATGGAAATGGCCGAACAGCTGGTCGGCGTCACCATGCAGGAAAGCGGCGTGTCGCGCGTGGTGGAAGTGGATATTCAGGAAGCTTTGAAAATGAGGGATGCGGCTTAA
- a CDS encoding cation:proton antiporter, whose amino-acid sequence MFNSIQLFGLVLLGGLAAGEVSRRVLALPRTTGYVLFGLLVGQSGLNWVTHFDIESAQLFIDLALGLILFELGYLVPRSTPESGRNRLLAGCAISLMAGLLVLLLFLYWGFSTGSALFAAALCVATSPAITIATCSDVGAKGERTGLLYTMVAINGAVAFAAVVLLVPFLVDSEPLSSFARVSSALGSIIGSIFLGGACAGLVLLGADRLERQAEHQHLLILGTIVLGVGTAIYLDISVFLPMLIFGILVSTIDRDHKVIAIRIASDARVFLVITFVLAGAALDIAYLRDYWLEAILIALARLAGQVLAILISRKSIGLTVRESIFLGIGLQPMSSIALVLLVNTQMLYSGMDAQLVGMLMATILLMQLFGPLATQTAIKGFGEATRLRPSVKNEVPAEHHGGTS is encoded by the coding sequence ATGTTCAACTCGATCCAACTCTTCGGTCTGGTCTTGCTTGGTGGTTTGGCCGCCGGCGAAGTGTCGAGAAGAGTTCTTGCCTTGCCGCGAACGACCGGCTACGTGTTGTTCGGCCTGCTGGTCGGTCAGAGCGGCCTGAATTGGGTAACCCACTTTGACATCGAGTCGGCACAGCTTTTCATCGATCTGGCGCTCGGGCTGATTCTCTTCGAACTGGGCTACCTGGTTCCGCGCAGCACCCCGGAGAGTGGACGCAACCGGTTACTGGCAGGCTGCGCCATTTCGCTGATGGCGGGCTTGCTGGTATTGCTCTTGTTTCTCTACTGGGGCTTTTCCACAGGTTCCGCTTTGTTCGCGGCGGCGCTTTGCGTTGCCACTTCGCCGGCCATCACCATTGCCACCTGCAGTGACGTCGGGGCCAAAGGCGAGCGCACCGGCTTGCTTTACACCATGGTGGCAATCAACGGTGCCGTTGCTTTTGCGGCGGTGGTCTTGCTTGTCCCGTTCCTGGTCGACAGCGAGCCGCTGAGTAGCTTCGCGCGAGTCAGCAGCGCGCTGGGCAGCATCATCGGCTCCATCTTTCTCGGTGGGGCCTGTGCCGGATTGGTCCTGCTGGGTGCCGATCGACTGGAAAGACAAGCCGAACACCAGCATCTGCTGATTCTCGGCACCATCGTGCTTGGCGTCGGCACGGCGATCTATCTCGATATCTCCGTTTTTCTGCCCATGCTGATTTTTGGCATTCTGGTCAGCACCATTGACCGTGACCACAAAGTCATCGCCATCCGGATTGCCAGTGACGCCCGGGTTTTTCTGGTCATTACTTTCGTGCTCGCCGGGGCCGCACTGGACATTGCCTATCTGCGTGACTATTGGCTGGAGGCAATCCTGATAGCCTTGGCACGACTGGCCGGGCAGGTGCTGGCCATCCTGATTTCGCGCAAAAGTATTGGCCTAACGGTGCGTGAGAGCATTTTTCTGGGCATCGGACTTCAACCGATGTCGAGCATCGCCCTGGTGCTTCTGGTCAACACCCAGATGCTCTATAGCGGCATGGATGCGCAGCTGGTTGGCATGCTGATGGCAACGATCCTGCTGATGCAATTATTTGGCCCGCTGGCGACTCAAACGGCAATCAAGGGATTCGGCGAAGCAACTCGACTTCGCCCCTCTGTCAAAAACGAAGTACCAGCAGAACACCATGGAGGCACCTCATGA
- a CDS encoding YbdK family carboxylate-amine ligase — MTTKALGEFKDSAAFSLGVELELQLVSKRDFDLTRGATDLLGSLDYDERFGEIKLEITESMIEISTQPQATVDGIATDLGGLRDTLRQHCERNNIGVCGGGTHPFHHWPERRICPGDRFNDLYQRYGYLSKQFTVFGQHVHVGCTSADEAIWLTQALGVHVPAFIALSASSPFVDGVDSFYQSARLNAVSAFPLSGQCPPLGSWQEFTEHFAFLQACGIAQGIKDLYWDVRPKPEFGTVEIRVCDTPLTIEQATSLAALAQSLARWLLRTRPPLHTAKQAHVARYNKFQACRYGLEAMISDPVNLSQTPLKQTLADLLEAVSEDARELDCAHWLSPLKQAVAENTGDAAWLRAREKQHGNLNDVVREASERLMGKDN, encoded by the coding sequence ATGACGACCAAAGCATTGGGCGAATTCAAGGACAGCGCCGCCTTTTCCCTCGGCGTCGAACTCGAACTGCAACTGGTCTCGAAGCGCGATTTCGACCTGACGCGGGGCGCCACCGACCTGCTCGGCAGCCTCGATTACGACGAACGTTTCGGCGAGATCAAGCTGGAAATCACCGAAAGCATGATCGAAATCAGCACCCAGCCACAAGCCACCGTCGACGGCATTGCCACCGACCTCGGCGGCCTGCGCGACACCCTGCGCCAGCATTGCGAACGCAACAACATCGGCGTCTGCGGTGGCGGCACGCACCCTTTCCATCATTGGCCGGAACGGCGCATCTGTCCCGGCGACCGCTTCAACGATCTTTACCAGCGCTACGGTTATCTCTCCAAGCAATTCACCGTTTTCGGCCAGCACGTGCATGTCGGGTGCACTTCGGCCGATGAGGCCATCTGGCTGACCCAGGCGCTCGGCGTTCATGTGCCGGCCTTCATCGCCCTGTCCGCCTCCTCCCCCTTTGTCGATGGCGTGGACAGCTTCTACCAGTCGGCCCGGCTCAATGCGGTTTCGGCCTTTCCGCTGAGCGGACAATGCCCGCCGCTGGGCAGTTGGCAGGAATTCACCGAACACTTCGCCTTCCTGCAAGCCTGTGGCATCGCCCAAGGCATCAAGGATCTGTATTGGGATGTCCGCCCGAAGCCGGAATTCGGCACCGTTGAAATACGCGTCTGCGATACGCCGCTGACCATCGAACAAGCGACCTCGCTGGCTGCCCTCGCCCAATCCCTTGCCCGCTGGCTGTTGCGCACCCGTCCGCCGCTGCATACCGCCAAACAGGCCCACGTTGCCCGTTACAACAAATTCCAGGCTTGCCGCTATGGCCTCGAGGCGATGATTTCCGATCCGGTGAACCTGTCCCAGACGCCACTGAAGCAAACCCTGGCCGACTTGCTCGAAGCCGTTTCGGAGGACGCCCGGGAACTGGACTGCGCCCACTGGCTGAGCCCGCTCAAGCAGGCGGTCGCCGAAAATACGGGCGACGCAGCCTGGCTACGGGCACGAGAAAAGCAGCATGGCAACTTGAACGATGTGGTGCGCGAAGCCAGCGAACGGCTGATGGGCAAAGACAATTAA
- a CDS encoding gamma-glutamyl-gamma-aminobutyrate hydrolase family protein: MSRRPLRIGLSARIYHPQPGATGLQSKSLQYLEQSVAHWVMSREVMVFMIPSVSGDGIMHRSSIRLSDYPQYLDGLVLQGGADISPQCYGEQPLQAEWAGDRLRDAYEMELLHEFMEAGRPVLGICRGAQLINVALGGTLYQDIATQYEEPQIHVHADYDKHAHNITWEAGSGLAKLYPEQGSSKVISIHHQAIKSLGKGLRVEARSAEDGLIEAIRLEGKPYVLGLQWHPEFHPPGAPDLLNCNPILDEFLSAARGRRW; encoded by the coding sequence ATGAGCAGACGCCCTTTGCGTATTGGACTTTCGGCCCGGATTTACCATCCGCAGCCCGGGGCCACCGGGCTCCAGTCCAAGTCACTGCAATACCTTGAACAGTCGGTGGCGCATTGGGTGATGTCACGCGAGGTGATGGTTTTCATGATTCCCTCGGTGAGCGGCGACGGCATCATGCACCGGAGCAGCATCCGCCTCTCGGACTATCCGCAATATCTCGACGGGCTGGTGCTGCAGGGCGGCGCCGATATCAGCCCGCAATGCTATGGAGAACAACCGCTGCAAGCCGAATGGGCGGGTGACCGCCTGCGTGATGCCTATGAAATGGAGTTGCTGCACGAATTCATGGAAGCCGGCAGGCCGGTTCTTGGAATTTGCCGGGGCGCCCAACTGATCAACGTGGCGCTGGGCGGCACCTTGTATCAGGACATCGCGACGCAGTACGAAGAGCCGCAAATCCATGTGCACGCGGACTACGACAAGCACGCCCACAACATCACCTGGGAAGCCGGCAGCGGCCTGGCCAAGCTGTATCCCGAACAAGGCAGCAGCAAGGTGATTTCGATTCATCACCAAGCCATCAAGTCTCTCGGCAAAGGGCTGCGCGTCGAGGCGCGCAGCGCCGAAGATGGTTTGATCGAAGCGATCCGTCTTGAAGGCAAACCCTATGTACTGGGCCTGCAGTGGCACCCCGAGTTTCACCCGCCAGGTGCCCCGGATTTGCTCAACTGCAATCCTATCCTTGATGAATTCCTGAGTGCGGCACGAGGCCGACGTTGGTGA
- a CDS encoding nucleoside deaminase, with amino-acid sequence MNLDDQFLARAIELARHGSESGEGGPFGAVIVRDGKIIAEGWNRVVASHDPTAHAEISAIRTACAGADSFHLPGCTLYASSEPCPMCLSAAYWARIDRIVFANSRAEAAAIGFCDDELYSELNRHFSSRSIVMEHHPTPGALEPLERWAANPGRIPY; translated from the coding sequence ATGAACCTCGACGACCAGTTTCTCGCCCGCGCCATCGAACTGGCCCGGCACGGCAGCGAAAGCGGCGAAGGCGGGCCGTTCGGCGCCGTCATCGTGCGCGACGGCAAGATCATCGCCGAAGGCTGGAACCGCGTCGTCGCCAGCCACGACCCGACCGCCCACGCCGAAATCAGCGCCATCCGCACCGCCTGCGCCGGCGCCGACAGCTTCCACCTGCCCGGCTGCACCCTCTACGCCTCGAGCGAACCCTGTCCGATGTGCCTGTCCGCCGCCTACTGGGCGCGCATCGACCGCATCGTCTTCGCCAACAGCCGGGCCGAAGCGGCGGCCATCGGCTTCTGCGACGACGAGCTGTACAGCGAGCTGAACCGCCATTTTTCGTCGCGCAGCATCGTCATGGAACACCACCCGACCCCTGGCGCTCTCGAACCGCTGGAACGCTGGGCGGCCAATCCCGGTCGAATTCCTTATTAA